From a region of the Phaseolus vulgaris cultivar G19833 chromosome 6, P. vulgaris v2.0, whole genome shotgun sequence genome:
- the LOC137831742 gene encoding protein HASTY 1 — protein sequence MEDSAGNNGISANNVAQAIHTALDWASTPDARQNAVAFLDSIKTGDVRALANTSFLLVKKNWSSEIRLHAYKMLQHLVRLRWEELSPAEHKNFANLSLDLMSEIADPCENWALKSQTAALVAEVVRREDIGLWQEMLPSLISLSNKGPIEAELVAMMLRWLPEDITVHNEDLEGDRRRLLLRGLTQSLSEILPLLYNLLERHFTAAMNEAGRNQMDIAKQHAAAVTATLNAVNAYAEWAPLSDLVEHGIIHGCGVLLSAPDFRLHASEFFKLVSSRRRPTETSVSKFDQAMSNIFQTLMNVSREFLYRSVSSPGSIDEGEYEFAEYICESMVSLGSYNLQSIAGDSTLLPLYLEQMLGFFQHFKFAIHFQSMHFWLVLMRDLMSKPKNSIHSAADSSAVGSTGSGEVENAKKKSLSFVGDDYCGAILDTSFPRMLKREKILHETTTTLGVLELWSEDFECKGTFSLYRSRLLELIRFVSSYKPVIAATKVSEKIDTVIKGFLVSPAPTQDLAVMESMQLAIEGVVNAVFDGSNDFTKTNADVQFSLCRTFEGILQLLISLKWTEPALVEVLVHYLDAMGPFLKHFPDAVGSVINKLFELLTSLPTIIKDTSMHSARHARLQICTSFIRISKAADKSILPHMKGIADTMACLQREGCLLQSEHNLLGEAFLVMASSSGIQQQQEVLKWLLEPLSHQWTQSEWQEKYLSGPQGLVQLCSEAPVMWSIFHTLTFFERALKRSGLKKANWNSENSSTPNSTPINPMASHISWMVTPLLKLLRCIHSLWSPSVSQALPGEVRAAMVMADVERSSLLGEGNSKLPKGSLTVTDGSKVDINKEGYAEPNGSNIRNWFKGIRDSGYNVLGLSTTIGDSFFKYLDVHSVSVALMENIQSMEFRHIRQLVHSTLIPLVKNCPLDMWEVWLEKILQPLFIHAQQALSCSWSSLLQDGRAKVPDALSILSGSDLKVEVMEETILRDLTREICSLLSVIASPPLNNGIPSLEQSGHVSRLDTLKSLDTVASCSMVGFLLKHEGLALPTLRLCLEAFTWTDGESVTKISSYCSVLVVLAIVTNHAELIEYVCKDLFTSIIQGLTLESNAITSADLVAICREIFVYLCDRHPAPRQVLMSLPNITPHDLVAFEESLKKTSSPKEQKQHMKSLLQLATGNKLKALAAQKSVNIITNVSMRQRSSANAPESKVDDGDVVGLAAIM from the exons ATGGAAGACAGTGCTGGCAATAACGGCATCAGTGCCAACAATGTTGCCCAAGCTATTCACACCGCCCTTGATTGGGCCTCTACCCCCGACGCTCGCCAAAACGCCGTCGCTTTTCTCGATTCC ATAAAGACAGGTGATGTACGGGCGTTAGCAAACACATCATTCCTTTTGGTGAAGAAAAACTGGTCGTCTGAAATTCGGTTACATGCCTATAAAATGTTGCAG CATTTAGTGCGCTTGCGTTGGGAGGAATTAAGCCCTGCAGAACACAAGAACTTTGCAAATCTTTCCCTTGATTTGATGTCAGAAATTGCAGATCCTTGCGAAAATTGGGCTCTCAAAAGCCAGACAGCTGCCCTTGTTGCTGAG GTTGTTAGAAGAGAGGATATTGGTCTGTGGCAAGAAATGCTTCCCTCTTTGATCTCTCTATCCAACAAGGGCCCAATAGAA GCTGAGTTGGTTGCAATGATGCTGCGGTGGCTTCCTGAAGACATTACTGTTCACAATGAAGATCTAGAAG GTGATCGGCGAAGGCTACTTTTGAGGGGGCTAACTCAATCGTTGAGTGAAATTTTGCCACTATTATACAAT TTACTAGAAAGACACTTTACAGCTGCAATGAATGAAGCTGGTAGAAATCAAATGGATATTGCCAAACAGCATGCTGCCGCTGTAACAGCTACTCTAAATGCAGTGAATGCGTATGCTGAATGGGCTCCATTGTCAGATTTAGTTGAGCATGGCATCATTCATGG TTGTGGTGTACTACTATCTGCTCCAGATTTTCGTCTACATGCTTCAGAGTTTTTTAAACTTGTCTCTTCAAG GAGGAGGCCTACTGAAACATCTGTTTCTAAATTTGACCAAGCCATGAGTAACATCTTTCAAACATTGATGAATGTATCTAGAGAATTTCTGTATAGATCCGTTTCAAGTCCTGGGTCCATAGATGAGGGTGAATACGAATTTGCCGAATATATATGTGAAAGTATGGTGTCATTGGGTTCTTATAACTTGCAAAGTATTGCTGGTGATAGCACCTTGCTTCCACTTTACCTAGAACAG ATGCTGGGATTTTTCCAACATTTCAAGTTTGCTATTCATTTTCAATCAATGCACTTTTGGCTG GTACTAATGAGGGATTTGATGTCAAAGCCAAAAAATTCCATACATTCAGCTGCTGACAGTTCAGCAGTTGGTAGCACAGGTTCTGGAGAGGTTGAAAATGCAAAGAAAAAGTCTCTAAGCTTTGTGGGTGACGATTACTGTGGTGCAATTTTGGATACATCTTTCCCTCGCATGCTCAAGAGAGAAAAAATTCTGCATGAGACTACCACTACTTTAGGGGTATTGGAGTTGTGGAGCGAAGATTTTGAGTGCAAGGGAACATTCAGCCTTTATCGATCTAGATTG TTGGAGTTAATTAGGTTTGTATCTTCTTACAAACCTGTGATTGCTGCTACTAAAGTATCTGAAAAGATTGATACAGTCATTAAAGGTTTCTTAGTTTCTCCAGCACCAACTCAG GACTTAGCTGTGATGGAAAGCATGCAGTTGGCTATAGAGGGTGTTGTAAATGCAGTTTTTGATGGATCCAATGACTTCACCAAGACAAATGCTGATGTCCAGTTTTCATTATGTAGAACGTTTGAAG GTATACTTCAACTATTAATTTCCTTAAAATGGACGGAGCCTGCACTTGTTGAAGTACTTGTTCACTATTTGGATGCTATGGGCCCCTTTCTGAAGCATTTCCCTGATGCAGTTGGCAgtgttattaataaattatttgaacttCTAACATCTCTCCCAACTATAATCAAG GATACATCAATGCATAGTGCACGGCATGCAAGGCTGCAGATCTGTACATCATTTATTCGGATATCAAAAGCTGCGGACAAAAGCATCTTACCTCATATGAAG GGCATTGCTGATACAATGGCATGTTTGCAAAGGGAGGGTTGTTTGCTTCAGAGTGAGCATAATCTTTTAGGTGAAGCTTTTCTTGTTATGGCTTCTTCTTCTGG AATTCAACAGCAACAAGAAGTTTTAAAATGGCTGCTAGAACCTTTGAGCCATCAGTGGACACAATCTGAGTGGCAGGAAAAATATCTGTCAGGTCCACAAGGTTTGGTTCAGTTGTGCTCTGAAGCACCTGTTATGTGGTCAATTTTTCATACCTTGACATTCTTTGAAAGGGCGCTTAAGAGGAGTGGATTGAAGAAAGCCAATTGGAATTCAGAAAACAGCTCCACACCAAATTCAACTCCAATAAATCCAATGGCCTCTCACATATCATGGATGGTGACTCCTCTCCTGAAA CTACTTCGTTGTATACATTCCCTTTGGTCTCCATCTGTAAGTCAAGCTTTACCTGGAGAGGTAAGAGCTGCAATGGTTATGGCTGATGTTGAGAGGTCAAGTCTTCTTGGAGAAGGGAACTCCAAATTGCCAAAGGGTTCATTGACCGTCACAGATGGATCTAAGGTCGACATTAATAAAGAAGGATATGCCGAACCAAATGGATCGAATATACGAAACTGGTTTAAAGGCATCAGAGACAGTGG ATATAATGTATTGGGATTGTCAACAACCATTGGGGattcatttttcaaatatttggaTGTGCACTCTGTTTCTGTTGCGCTGATGGAGAATATACAGTCGATGGAGTTCAGGCACATACGACAGCTTGTTCATTCCACTTTGATTCCTTTGGTTAAAAATTGTCCTTTGGATATGTGGGAGGTTTGGCTGGAAAAGATTCTACAGCCATTGTTTATCCATGCTCAGCAAGCCCTTAGCTGTTCATGGTCTAGTCTTCTACAAGATGGTAGAGCAAAAGTTCCGGATGCTCTTAGCATTCTTAGTGGATCAGACTTGAAAGTGGAAGTGATGGAGGAAACGATTTTGAGGGATCTCACGCGTGAGATCTGTTCACTCCTCTCTGTCATTGCTTCTCCTCCCCTTAATAATGGAATCCCTTCTTTGGAACAGTCTGGACATGTTAGTCGATTAGACACTCTAAAAAGCTTGGACACAGTTGCATCGTGCTCTATGGTTGG TTTCCTTCTAAAGCACGAAGGTCTGGCCCTTCCAACTCTGCGGCTATGTTTAGAAGCTTTTACATGGACGGATGGTGAATCTGTGACTAAAATTTCTTCATATTGCTCTGTGTTGGTAGTTCTTGCGATAGTAACAAATCACGCAGAACTCATAGAGTATGTTTGTAAAGATCTTTTTACATCCATTATTCAAGGTTTAACCCTTGAATCAAATGCAATAACCAGTGCTGATCTAGTTGCCATTTGTCGTGAAATATTTGTATATCTTTGTGATCGACACCCAGCTCCAAGGCAG GTTTTGATGTCTCTCCCCAATATTACCCCTCACGATTTAGTTGCCTTTGAGGAATCTTTAAAGAAAACATCTAGTCCAAAGGAACAAAAGCAGCATATGAAAAGCTTACTTCAATTAGCAACCGGTAACAAATTGAAAGCACTTGCAGCACAGAAAAGTGTAAATATCATTACAAACGTTTCAA TGAGACAGCGCAGCTCAGCCAATGCTCCCGAGTCCAAAGTTGATGATGGTGATGTTGTGGGGTTGGCAGCCATCATGTGA
- the LOC137831743 gene encoding probable serine/threonine-protein kinase At1g54610 yields the protein MGCVISREASKGIISEVKEEKVLGGQSKRKVDGVSGSTGEVAVEVENGEEKEKEKGGGEGGQRPRGERRRSKANPRLSNLPKHLRGEQVAAGWPPWLTAVCGEALSGWIPRKADTFEKIDKIGQGTYSNVYKAKDIMTGKIVALKKVRFDNLEPESVKFMAREILILRRLDHPNVVKLQGLVTSRMSCSLYLVFDYMDHDLAGLAASPGIRFTEPQVKCYMHQLLSGLEHCHNRHVLHRDIKGSNLLIDNEGTLKIADFGLASIFDPNHKHPMTSRVVTLWYRPPELLLGATDYSVGVDLWSAGCILGELLAGKPIMPGRTEVEQLHKIYKLCGSPSDEYWKKSKLPNATLFKPRDPYKRRIRETFKDFPPSALPLIDSLLAIDPVERETASDALRSEFFTTEPYACDPSSLPKYPPSKEMDAKRRDDEMRRLRAAGKAQVDGSKKHRTRDRGIKAFPAPEANAELQSNIDRRRLITHANAKSKSEKFPPPHQDGQLGFPLGSSHHIDPDTVPTDVSFTSTSYTYSKEPFQAWSGPIGNAADIGVPKRKKHTAGDALDLSKPQKDALKDKIKGKKIIA from the exons ATGGGGTGTGTGATAAGCAGGGAGGCGTCGAAGGGGATAATCTCTGAGGTGAAGGAGGAGAAGGTTTTGGGTGGTCAGAGTAAGAGGAAGGTTGATGGAGTGTCTGGGAGCACGGGTGAGGTTGCGGTAGAGGTTGAGAATGGTGAGGAGAAAGAGAAGGAGAAGGGTGGTGGTGAAGGGGGGCAGCGGCCTCGGGGCGAAAGGAGGAGATCGAAGGCGAATCCGAGGCTGAGCAATCTGCCCAAACATTTGCGGGGGGAGCAGGTTGCTGCTGGATGGCCGCCGTGGCTCACTGCAGTGTGTGGGGAAGCACTCAGTGGCTGGATTCCGCGAAAGGCAGACACCTTTGAGAAAATTGATAAG ATTGGGCAAGGAACTTATAGTAATGTGTACAAAGCTAAAGACATAATGACGGGTAAAATTGTTGCCCTAAAGAAGGTTCGTTTTGACAATTTGGAACCCGAGAGCGTAAAATTCATGGCGAGAGAGATTCTTATTTTGAGAAGGTTGGACCATCCCAATGTTGTAAAGTTGCAAGGTTTAGTTACGTCAAGGATGTCCTGTAGTTTGTATTTGGTGTTCGATTACATGGATCATGATTTGGCTGGACTTGCTGCAAGCCCAGGAATCAGGTTCACAGAGCCTCAG GTAAAATGTTACATGCATCAGCTGCTATCAGGACTTGAGCACTGTCATAACCGTCATGTACTTCACCGTGATATTAAAGGGTCAAATCTTCTTATTGACAATGAAGGAACACTTAAGATTGCCGACTTTGGACTGGCTTCTATTTTTGATCCAAACCATAAACATCCCATGACTAGTCGTGTAGTAACCCTTTGGTATCGACCTCCTGAGTTGCTCCTTGGTGCCACAGATTATAGTGTGGGTGTAGACCTCTGGAGTGCTGGATGTATTTTAGGAGAGTTATTGGCTGGGAAACCAATCATGCCTGGTCGTACAGAG GTGGAACAACTGCACAAGATATACAAACTGTGTGGTTCACCTTCTGATGAGTATTGGAAGAAGTCAAAGTTGCCTAATGCTACCTTGTTTAAACCACGAGACCCATACAAGAGGCGCATAAGAGAGACATTTAAAGATTTTCCACCTTCTGCTCTACCCCTCATTGATTCACTTCTTGCAATTGATCCCGTAGAACGGGAAACTGCCTCAGATGCTTTGAGAAGTGAG TTCTTTACGACAGAACCTTATGCTTGCGATCCTTCTAGTCTGCCAAAATATCCCCCAAGCAAGGAAATGGATGCTAAACGAAGGGATGATGAAATGAGGAG ACTAAGAGCTGCTGGCAAAGCTCAGGTTGATGGTTCCAAGAAGCATCGGACTCGTGATCGTGGTATAAAAGCTTTTCCTGCTCCTGAAGCCAATGCTGAGCTTCAATCAAATATTGAT AGAAGACGGCTAATCACTCATGCAAATGCCAAGAGCAAGAGTGAAAAGTTCCCTCCACCACATCAAGATGGACAACTTGGTTTTCCTCTGGGTTCTTCACATCATATTGATCCAGATACTGTTCCAACTGATGTCTCTTTCACATCAACCTCTTATACCTATTCAAAGGAACCATTCCAAGCTTGGTCTGGTCCCATTGGTAATGCTGCTGACATTGGAGTGCCAAAGCGTAAGAAACACACTGCAGGTGATGCATTGGATTTATCAAAACCACAGAAAGATGCCCTCAAGGACAAGATTAAAGGAAAGAAAATCATAGCTTAG